Within the Sulfitobacter sp. JL08 genome, the region AACGCATCAGCCCCGATAAAGTTCAACGCTCCGGCAACATATTGCCCGTCACGTCTGGCCAGCACCAGCGCCATGTCATCGCGCAGGCTGTCCTGCGCAATGTCGAAAAACCGCCGTGTCAGATACGGCGTGCCCCATTTGCGCGCGCCTGTATCCTGATAGAACACCCAGAATGCATCCCAGTGTTCGGGACGGATCTGATCGCCCGTCAGGGTTTCGATCGTGCCGCCGAATGCCTTGGCCTGCGCCCGTTCCTTGCGGATGTTCTTGCGCTTGCGTGACGACAATGTGGACAGAAAATCATCAAACCTTTCGTAGCCGTGGTTCAGCCAGTGAAACTGCTGTGTCGTCCGGGCCATCAGGCCCAGATCACCGCCCCGTTTGGCCTCCTCTTTGGTACAGAACGTCACGTGCAGCGACGAAATCCTGTTGTTCTGCGCCAGTTGCACCGCGCCCTGCACCAATGCCGAAAACCCGGCCTCTTCAAATCCGGGCCGGATCAGAAACCGTCGCCCTGTCGCTGGCGTATGCGGTACGGCGATCTGCAATTTCGGGTAATATCGCCCGCCCGCACGTTCATAGGCATGGGCCCAGTTGTGATCAAAGATGTATTCGCCCTGCGAATGCGATTTCAGGTACATCGGCG harbors:
- a CDS encoding GNAT family N-acetyltransferase, which translates into the protein MAEQEIEIRVVDALSKIDASDWDSCACPEAATGDRPNDPFTTYRFLSALEDSGSVGTGTGWHPHYLTAYAQGQLIACAPMYLKSHSQGEYIFDHNWAHAYERAGGRYYPKLQIAVPHTPATGRRFLIRPGFEEAGFSALVQGAVQLAQNNRISSLHVTFCTKEEAKRGGDLGLMARTTQQFHWLNHGYERFDDFLSTLSSRKRKNIRKERAQAKAFGGTIETLTGDQIRPEHWDAFWVFYQDTGARKWGTPYLTRRFFDIAQDSLRDDMALVLARRDGQYVAGALNFIGADALFGRYWGCTEHHPCLHFELCYYQAIDFAIARGLGRVEAGAQGEHKLARGYLPSLTHSLHWVGDPGFADAIAQYLRAEQAAVEEDVEILTAYGPFRKANVEEQE